From Zea mays cultivar B73 chromosome 3, Zm-B73-REFERENCE-NAM-5.0, whole genome shotgun sequence:
ttttgcaaatagtcaaaggtaaatgaataagattttgcgaagcattttcaagatttgaaattttctccccctatttcaaatgcttttcctttgactaaccaaaactcccccttaatgaaatcctcctcttagtgttcaagagggttttgatattaattttgaagagggtattccaatttgaaattatatcacaaataagataccaatttgaaaatacttctttaaaaccaaattgaaagactaaaatttttgaaattggtggtggtgcggtccttttgctttgggctcatgctctctccccctttggcatgaatcgccaaaaatggaatcattagagcccttttctaactactttctcccctttggcaaataaaacatgagtgaagattataccaaagatggagagttgctcagagcgacggcgaaggatgagttacggagtggaagcctttgtcttcgtcgaagactccaattcccttttaatacacctatgacttggtttgaaatagacttgaaaacacattagtcatagcatatataaaagagacatgatcaaaggtatacttatgagctatatgtgcaagacatcaaaagaaattcctagaatcaagaatatttagctcatgcctaagtttgttaaaaatttgttcatcaagtggcttggtaaagatatcgactaattgttccttagtgttaatatatgcaatctcgatatctcccttttgttggtgatcccttaagaagtgataccgaatggctatgtgtttagtgcggctatgctcaacgggattatccgccatgcggattgcactctcattatcacatagaagaggaactttggttaatttgtaaccatagtccctaagggtttgcctcatccaaagcaattgcacgcaacaatgtcctgcggcaatatactcggcttcggcggtagaaagagctacggaattttgcttctttgaagcccaagacaccaaggatcttcccaagaactggcaagtccccgatgtgctctttctattaattttacaccctgcccaattggcatccgaataaccaattaaatcaaaagtggatcccctaggataccaaagcccaaacttaggagtataaactaaatatctcaagattcgttttactgtcgtaaggtgagcttccttagggtcggcttggaatcttccacacatgcatacggaaagcataatatccggtcgagatgcacataaatagagtaaagaacctatcatcgaccggtataccttttgatctacggatttacctcccgtgtcgaggtcgagatgcccattggttcccatgggtgtcttgataggcttggcatccttcatcccaaacttgtttagaatgtcttgaatatacttcgtttggctaatgaaggtgccctcttggagttgcttcacttgaaatactaagaagtacttcaactcccccatcatcgacatctcgaatttttgtgtcatgatcctactaaattcttcacatgtagattcgttagtagacccaaatataatatcatcaacataaatttggcatacaaacaaatcattgtcaagagttttagtgaatagagtaggatcggccttcccgactttgaagccattagtgataagaaaatctctaagtcattcataccatgctcttggggcttgcttgagcccataaagcgccttagagagtttgtatacatagttagggtactcactatcttcaaagccgggaggttgctcaacataaacctcttccttgattggtccattgaggaaggcacttttcacgtccatttgataaagcttgaagccacggtaagtagcataggccaatattatacgaattgactcaagcctagctacgggtgcataggtttcaccgaaatccaaaccttcgacttgggagtatcccttggccacaagtcgggctttgttccttgtcaccacaccatgctcgtcttgcttgttgcggaacacccacttggttcctacaacattttgattaggacgtggaaccaaatgccatacctcattcctagtgaagttgttgagctcctcttgcatcgccaccacccaatccgaatattgaagtgcttcctctaccctgtgtggctcaatagaggaaaaaaagagtaatgctcacaaaaatgtgcaacccgagatctagtggttacccccttatgtatgtcgccgaggatggtgtcgatggggtgatctcattggattgcttggtggacacttgggtgtggcagccttggttcttcatcctccttgtcttgattatttgcatctcccccttgatcattgccgtcatcttgaggtggctcctcttgttgatcttctccttcatcatcttgagcctcatcctcattttgagtcggtggagatgcttgcgtggaggaggatggttgatcttgtgcatttggaagctcttcggattccttaggacacacatccccaatggacatgttccttagcgcgatgcacggagcctcttcatcacctatctcatcaagatcaacttgctctacttgagagccgttagtctcatcaaacacaacgtcacaagaaactgcaactagtcctgaggacttgttaaagactctatatgcccttgtgtttgaatcatatcctagtaaaaagccttctacagtcttaggagcaaatttaaattttctacctcttttaacgagaataaagcatttgctaccaaagactctaaaatatgaaatattgggctttttaccggttaggagttcgtatgatgtcttcttgaggattcggtgtagatataaccagttgatggcgtagcaggcggtgttgaccgcttcggcccaaaaccgatccgaagtcttgtattcatcaagcatggttcttgccatgtccaatagagttctattcttcctctccactacaccattttgttgtgggggtgtagggagaagagaactcattcttgataccctcctcctcaaggaagccttcaatttgagagttcttgaactccgtcccgttgtcgcttcttattttcttgatccttaatccgaactcattttgagcccgtctcaagaatccctttaaggtctcttgggtatgagatttttcctgcaaaaagaactctCAAGTGAAgccagaataatcatccacaataatagacagtacttactcccaccgatgcttatgtaagctatcgggccgaataggtccgtgtgcaggagctccagtggcctgtcagtcgtcatgatgttcttgtgtggatgatgaacaccaacttgcttccctgcttgacatgcgctacaaatcctgtctttctcaaaatgaacatttgttagtcctaaaatgtgttctccctttagaagtttgtgaagattcttcattccaacatgtgctagtcggcgatgccagagccaacccatgttagtcttagtaattaagcaagtgtcgagttcagctctatcaaaatctaccaagtatagctgaccctctaacactcccttaaatgctattgaatcatcacttcttctaaagacagtgacacctacatcagtaaaaagatagttgtagcccatttgacataattgcgaaacggaaagcaaattgtagtctaaagaatctacaagaaaaacattggaaatggaatggtcaggtgaaatagcaattttacccaaacctttgaccaaaccttggtttccatccccgaatgtgatagctcgttggggatcttggtttttctcataggaggagaacatcttcttctcccctgtcatgtggtttgtgcacccgctatcaatgatccaacttgagcccccggatgcataaacctacaaaacaagtttagttcttgacttcaggtacccaaatggttttgggtcctttggcattagacacaagaactttgggtacccaaacacaagtctttgaccacttgtgcttgcccccaacatacttggcaactaccttgccggatttgttagttaacacataagatgcatcaagagttttaaatgaaatgctatggtcatttgatgcactaggagttttcttcttaggcaacttagcacgggttggttgcctagagctagatgtctcacccttatacataaaagcatggttagggccagagtgagacttcctagagtgaattctcctaattttgctctcgggataaccggtagggtacaaaatgtaaccctcgttatcctgaggcatgggagccttgcccttaacaaaattagataaccttttaggaggggcattaagtttgacattgtctcccttttggaagccaatgccatccttggtgctagggcgtctcccattataaagcatactaccacTACACCAAAATACTTAACTTCCGAGGGcctaaaccgtaggaagttagcgcaaaactctcggaagttattgAAACCGTCGGAAGTTAGCCGAAACCGTCGGAAGTTAGCCCGTCGGAACAAATTAGTCGGAAGTTAGGCTAACTTCCGACGGACTCTCGGAAGTTAAAGAAACTTCCGAGAGGGACAtcagcctctcggaagttaatcaTTAACTTCCGAGAGGGATTAACGCCGTCGGAAGTTAGGTGCTGACACCGTCCATCACGAACTAACGCCGTCCGCgggataacttccgagaggccgtcggaagttagccactaacttccgagagttttggacgcctctcggaagttaaattGACCAGCACTTAATATACAATTTGTTTTTGGCAATTCAACACATTGCAtacataaaaaatatatataacaaccacaaatatatataacagcCACAATACACAACATATCACATATAACATCTCACATACATAATAATAACACAAGACACAAGTCAAATCCACCTCGACATAAGAATCACAAGTCTCACAAGACATAAGTTTGAAGTCTCACAAGACATAAGTTTGAAGTCTCACAAAACACATCGAATGGAAGCCCACTATTGTCGATCAACATCAGGAAATATCGAAGAGTGATGCTCGCTACCTCCACTCGCGAAGAGCGTATTGACAAAGTCTAACTCATCATCTTGTTGCTGCGccggcaaggtagctggaggaGTCTCATATACCTATACAAATGACATTCACGGAGTTACATCGTAATGTAACAAGTAAATTATGATAaatttgcatacctgatgttcggtaggtggaggtggaggtgaagGCCAAGGAAAATGTATGGAAGGTGGAGGTGGGGGGGCCATCGGAAACTGTATCCCTTGGGCTTGTGCTAGTTGCTACCAAATTTCCGAACACATTAATGTCAGTGTCTTAAATCAATACATAACTTAAAATGAATGATCtttttgaacttacttgtatcAGTGCTTGCTGTTGTTGAAACTGAGTAGCATAGTATTCTTGTTGAGCAGCATGCTGCCTCAAGTATTCCTCCTGAATCCTTTGTCGCTCCTGATGTTGCCTAAGCTCTTCTCGTAGTTGCTCAACTTCTGCAGTATCCTGAGTAGAGCGacgggagctacgagcagcagacctcgacgaacctcccctctgaaccgtcacctggctcgagtcgatgacgttaTCGAAAATCGAGTACCTTCAAACAAGTAACATCACGACAGATTAAAAAATAATCTATTGTACTTAAACCGATGAAACAAGATAAGGTATGTAGAGTCCACACCTTCCATGGGGTTTTCCACCACTTGCATACATAGCCTGAGGATCAATAGGTGCGGTCCTCCAGTCGTAGTCCGATCCGTGCTGACTAGACATCGCCTCAGCATATGCAGCCtccatacaaaagaacaatgcaatctTACATCACTGGGCACATACATAAATTCATATGAACAACACATAAATCTACCAAGCATTTGAAAACACTCACCAGACGATCTGTTGCCTTTTGGCTACACAACACATCTGGATTTGCAGGATCTTGTCCTCTGTGCCCCCTCAGGTATATTTGAACATCACTGGGCACTACACCACTGCTAGCTTCCTGTacgtacatttgacaaacattataATCAGAAATGACATCAAGTCATATACAATCAACAAAACTACACCACTGCTAGTTTCCTGTACTTACCATTCGTTTTGCCAAACGAAAGTGATCATCACCTCCATACTTGTGATACGACTCGGTTCCACGATTGGAACTTTGTCGTATAGACTTTGCCTTGAAATTATCCGAAGCCCAATAACGGCATAAGGCACGCCAAGCAGCATCATTGGCGGCTATCCATGGAATCGAATGCTATGGAAACACAATTCATTTATAAGTAACTATAACATATACAAGGAACACAGTACATCATATGCAAAAACATCAATTTTTTCCAACATAAGCAAAAACATCAATTACCTGAAGAAAATCTTGCTCAGTCATAGAAAGTCCATATTGTGACGCCTCGCTCTTACTGGTTGCTCGTCGTCCTTCACTACTCAACATAGCTTGATTAATCACCTGGATTCGAACATAGTACATCATATCCGCAACAACATCTGCCGCGTTCTTATGGAATACGGAGTGTGCATGCTCGGTATGAGTATCTCCATCAGGAAACTTATAATATTTCTGAAAAAGAAACATAGTCAAGAATCCATAATATGAATCAATCATTGAGCTGATAACTTCGCAAGAAGATAGATAAACATACCCAGAAGTCGTGCCAAACTGCACCTTGCGCATTCCCATGTTGCGCGTTAACCGCAAGGCCGTATTGATCCCATCTTGTGACAGGGACCTCAATACCATTCTCAATCACCAATCCAGGCCATCTCATACGACAGATATTGCCCAACACTTAATTTACTTGCCTTACACGATCTTTGCCGGTGAAACTACTATCCAGCCAAGCCCTAACAACACAAGCACAATTGTCAAATTCAAAAATAATTATTTATCATCAATGTGTAAGACATAAGAACAAAGCAAATATGCTCTTACCCATCTCCACTCGGGATTATCTCAACCTTGTTAACTGGTTCTTTAGGAGGGGGGACCCAACTAGTCTTCCGCGGCTTCCGGACCCGTGAAGACCCTCCAACTCCCCCGCTTCCAGAACCTCCACCTGAAACACCAGCTTCTCCTTCCCTTGACCCACTAGCTCCCCCAACTCCCGACCCTCCATCATTGGGCCATTCACCCCACCCTGTCTCTTCCTCATCTTCCACTTGTCTCCACTCCTCTGTCTCTTCCTCATCTTCAGGCTCATCCtatagatcaaaattgataattTTGTTATTCGAACTCATACAAATATTACATTACAAAACAAATATATTGGTTACCTCATTCCTCTGTACGCCGACTGCCTGACCCTGCAACTCTGGAACATGCTCCAACAAAGCTCTACGCCTGCTCGAGCTTGAACTAGTGCCCTGGAACACTAAGTCCTCCTTTCTCCCAAAAATGGAGGCTCTCCTCGCTAGTCCCTTAGCGAGCTGCTTGACCTTTTTAGACATCCTGTTATTAAAACAAAATCAAATTAGTAATTGAGCATAATGTAAATGAACATAATGTATTGAAATGAACATAATGTAAATGAACATAATGTATTGAAATGAACAATAAATATATAATTACTTTTTAGTCGTATTCAAAATCAGGATCAAATTGTTTTCTACGATTCGATGTTTTCTTCTTTGACTTCCGTTTCCGTTTTTTGGGACTTACTACATCTTCAGGATCTCCCACTAATGATTCTGGCAAAACCTCAGTATCTATATTAAAATTGGTTGGAAGTTCATCTTCTTGGTAAATTTCTTCAACTTCCGCCTCGAACCATTCACCCTTGGTGTGTAACTGTTCACGAGGATTcactttgtacactacccatgTGGCTTCCAGCTTTATAGATGGATACGGTATGTAGTACACCTGGTCAACTTGGTGAGCAAGAACAAATTTGCTACATGCACTTGTTTTGAGCTCATGTTTGACTTCTACCATGCCAAATTGGTTTTCTACAGTCCCTTGATTGGGATCAAACCAATCACATTTGAAAAACACCACCTTAAGATTTTTGCTCCCGGCAAAGTCGTACTCGAGTATGTCATTAATAACTCCATAATAATTCATCACTCTTCCACGATCATCGACTGCCCTGCATACAACTCCAGTATTTTTTGTCGCTgcaaatggacgagtacattcaaatTTGGTCGAACGAAAATGAAATCCCTTAATGTCGTAACGACCGTAGCTTCTGACTTTTACGATTGCGTAAGACATCTGAAGCAAGTCCTCGTCTAAATTTGGAATTTTGTCACACTGCCAatcagatggtgaaattagatttATAAAACAAAATATATAAAGTATAACAAGAGTGTTAGGTTATTTACATAATTTCGAAACCAATTAATGAAATTGGGCTTCCCATGTCTTCCTCGAAGCGCGTTTTCATACTGCCTCGAGGACAATTTCTCATTAAGATGCGATTGGAATTCTCTGTTACAACAAGTAAACAAATGAGGTGCGGAACATGATTACTACAAGTAAACAAATTGAAATATGGAGTCATCTTACTTGAAATATTGAGTCATTTCATCCATATTTTCATACATATAGAGCAAAGCGTCCAACTTTTCTTCGCGCTCAGGATGATATTCTGTGGATGCCCCAACAGTCTTGCCCTCAATCTCAAAAATTTGGAGATTGCTTCGGGTCCCTACTTTGTCATCATGATACCTCAATGTAGGGGCATTGATATTGTGCTCGTCTGCAAAGTATACACTCATGAAGGCTGCTACCTCTttatatttgaattcttcagctatacacccttcaactcttcctttgttaccaaccattgaactaagcttctttaatgccctttcaatatggtacatccacctgtattgcacaggaccaccaaccttagcttcatatggaaggtggacaagtagatgttgcattggattgaagaatcctggggggaatattttttccaacttgcatataaggacaggaatttctgtctccaacttctccatcacatctttatttatttctttagcacaaagttgCCTATAAAAGTAGATTAACTCAGCTAAAGCCTGCCAGATACTGACTTTCAAGTACCCTCGGAACATTACAGGGAGGAGCCTTTCCATCATTATATGATAATCATGGCTCTTCAATCCAGTTATTTTATTTGTCTTTAAGTTCACAGCTCTCCTAAACCCGGCCACATAACCATCTgggaatttcaaaattttcaaccattccattacttctttcttctgtttaggttttagacaaaattgagcacgtggcttttttccattttcgtcgagttcctgggttggtcggttacaaagttttgctaagtcctttctggcctttatattgtcttttgttttgtcaccTAGATTCATGTAGGTACTTAGAATGCTTTCACCAACATTACGTTCCTGATGCATGACGTCAATGTTATGCATCAGAATCAATGCCTTAACATAAGGTATTTCCCATAAACCACATTTATGTGTCCAGTTATGCTCGGTTCCAAAACCTATGTATCCATCACCACTTtcattctctttcaaattattaagcATAGCCTCAATCTCTATTCCGCTAAGACGCCTGGGTGGTCCCTTTGTCACGATAGTGCCCTTCTTAAAGGTGTTAATTTCGAACCTATACGGGTGTTTTTGGGGCAAGAAGCATCTGTGGCAGTCAAAGTAACAGATCTTCCCTCCAAACTCAAGGCGGAAACAATCTGTATCCTTGCCACATATTGGACATGTCAGAGTTCCATGGCAGCTCCATCCAGCAAATAAATTGTATGCCATGAAATCATGAATGGACCACAAATATGCAACTCGAAGTGTGAATTTCTCGTTTTTGTAGCAATCGTATGCTTCGACTCCTttccataactttttgagatcatcgATCAAGGGTTGCATCATCACATTCAGCCCTTTCCCATGATGGTCTGGACCAGGAATAATTAGGGAAAGAAACATGTAATCATATTTCATGCACAgatgaggtggaaggttgtatggaataacaaatacaggccaacaagaatatgatgctgcgttcgtattgaaaggtgtgaaaccatctgtcgccaacccaattcgaatatttctcgcttcactagcaaattctggatcaaagtcatctagagccttccacgcatcactgtcAGACGGGTGCGTCATCACATGAGTGTCCCCTCGTTCACGTTCTTTATGCCATCTCATGTGCCTAGCTGTGTTCCTCGAAAGAAACAAACGCTTAACACGAGGCACAAGAGGCATATAACGTAGTTGCTTTTGGGCTACAGTTGATATGACCATTTCACCATCATCGTTTTTAACCTCTACATATCTCGACTTGCCACACTTTAGACACTTACTATCATTCTCATGATCCTTCCAGAACATCATACAATTATCTGGACAGACATCGATTTTCTGATAGTCCATACCTAGACCTGAGAGCAGTTTCCTGCACTGATACACGTCTTTCGGCATCttgtgatttggtggaaacacttcACTGATTAAGTTCAAGAGCtcgttgtaacaattgttcgagaacacgaacttggacttgatagccataagtcgagtcacgaaagcgaggattgaaactgttgtgtgttcatgcaatggctcttctgcagccttaaggaggtcgaagaactttttaacctctggaggaggcggctcctcatgatttggtggaaacaccaaatcaggatcctcccttaaatcttcaagcatctcGTCCATTCTATCGTACTCCACGTCGTCAGTGTTGTTGGCTTCCGGCAAATTTTCACGGGGAAAGTCCTCGCCGTGATACACCCATACTTCATAGTTAGGCATGTAGCCATATTTGCAAAGGTGCCCCGACAGAGTTCTCTTGTCTTGACATCTACAAATCCGACACATACTACATGGACAACGCACATCCGTGCCGGTTCTTGATATAGCAAAAGCACGATCAATAAAATCCTCTGTCTTTCTTATCCAATCTGCTGAGGGATCACTCAtacgccaaccttcatacatccatcgacggtccTCGCCCACCATATTTGATTCTAAAATAGTAGAACACATGATTCATAAATTTTTTCCGGTACTAAACGCATATCGATCGTGTCACTACATCTATAGGAAAAGATAGTTCCTAAACCCACCCATGAGTGACCGGTAGAGCAATGATTTATGACGAGCAACGAGTCCGAAcgaaatttcagcagcataaccccgttgttctccaTTTACATGCCCATAAATGGTGCAATAGAGAACAACAGGGTTATGTCACCGAAATCTCGTTCGGACCCGTCATCGTCATAAATCCATAGCTATATCATCCACTAACAGGCTGTCCAAAAAGAGACAATTTCGGACCAATACGAGTCATATGTGTATATATCATGTGACTCGTGCCTATCCGGAATGGGCGACACATAGGTTTCACAACACTACGACAATTTTGCAAAAAATATTACTAACACACAACAAACAAGAGACTAACATAATTCAATTACATGCACCACCTTGCTTATTAAGTTAATTAACCGTATTAACATAACTTTCTACGGTTTAAAAACAgttaactctcggaagttagcatATTTAATATAAAAAACATAATATAAATACTCGGAAGTAGTTACCTGAGACAACGGGATGTGGGGCGGCTGAGCACCCGGTGACGGGGAGGCGGCCGAGCAGACGGGCACGCCGGCGGACGAGCAGACGACGGTGGAGCACGACGGTGGAGCGAGCGGGCGCCGGCCGagcaggcgggcgcgcggcgagcCGCCGGGCGGGCGGCGGTGGAGCGTACAGGCAGGCGCGCGGCGAGCAGTGGCGAGCAGGCAAGCGGCGGtggcgagcaggcggtggcgagcAGGTGGCGGTGGCGAGCAGGCAGGCGGCGGTGGCGAGCAGGCAGGCGGCGGTGGCGAGCAGGCGGCGGTGGTGCGCGGCGGCGAGCAGGCGGGCGGCGAGCAAGCGAGCAGGCGCGGCGGCGAGACGGCGTGGCACGCGGGCGGCGAGCAGGCGCGGCGGTGAGCGCGCGGCGGCGAGCAGGCGCGGCGGGCGCGGCGGCGAGCAGGCGAGCAGGCGCGGCGGCTAGACGGCGTAGCGGGCGTTCCAAAATGTGAGACGGGCGCGCGCCATTAGCCTAAACtagataacttccgagaggcgcgGTGTAAAACCGTCGGAAGTTAAGCCTTACCCGGATCGGTCAACGCTGAAtacataacttccgagaggcgacGGACCAGCCGTCGGAAGTtaacttaacttccgagaggccgtcggaagttaagttaacttccgagaggctcttggccggccgtcggaagttaacttaacttccgagaggcactaGTCGCCACTCGAAAATTATTAGTTTCCTACGGTTTCgaaaaaaaaccgtaggaagttatttgcctctcggaagttgcttattttggtgtagtgatagtaacgatgaatagtgacaacAAAAaaataattatagatatcatcaatgaatagtaacgatgatgaatagtgtcagtgaatagtaacagTAATGAATATTGTTGGTGAATAGTAACATTGAATAGTAACGATAACGAATAGTGTTGgtgaatagtaacagtgaatag
This genomic window contains:
- the LOC103650501 gene encoding uncharacterized protein, producing the protein MSKKVKQLAKGLARRASIFGRKEDLVFQGTSSSSSRRRALLEHVPELQGQAVGVQRNEDEPEDEEETEEWRQVEDEEETGWGEWPNDGGSGVGGASGSREGEAGVSGGGSGSGGVGGSSRVRKPRKTSWVPPPKEPVNKVEIIPSGDGAWLDSSFTGKDRVRQVN